A DNA window from Acinetobacter sp. 10FS3-1 contains the following coding sequences:
- a CDS encoding lipocalin family protein: MKNKNIPRAGFKLAKIAVGGAVLVGLGMATMSYAQKAPLPTVEKVELDRYLGTWYEVARKPLVFQQKCDRNVTATYTLNENGNVTVDNRCVQKNGQVMQSLGEAYIQNPPYNSKLKVSFLPEFIRWLPVGRGDYWVLKLDDHYQTVLVGEPRRKYMWVLSRDPQLDQKVLNEYLQYAQSIGYDLSDLIRTKQIQTTEP; this comes from the coding sequence ATGAAAAATAAAAATATCCCTCGTGCGGGGTTTAAACTTGCAAAAATTGCGGTGGGTGGTGCAGTGCTGGTTGGTTTGGGTATGGCGACGATGTCCTATGCACAAAAAGCGCCATTGCCTACCGTTGAAAAGGTAGAGCTGGATCGCTACTTGGGAACCTGGTATGAGGTGGCGCGTAAGCCGCTTGTTTTTCAGCAAAAGTGTGATCGTAATGTCACGGCTACTTATACCTTAAATGAAAACGGCAACGTCACTGTAGATAACCGCTGCGTCCAGAAAAATGGTCAGGTGATGCAGTCATTAGGGGAAGCATATATTCAGAATCCCCCGTACAATAGCAAACTCAAGGTCAGCTTCTTACCCGAGTTTATCCGCTGGTTACCGGTTGGTCGTGGCGATTACTGGGTATTAAAACTTGATGATCACTATCAGACCGTACTCGTTGGAGAGCCGAGGCGTAAATATATGTGGGTATTGTCACGTGATCCACAGCTTGATCAAAAGGTGCTTAATGAATATCTGCAATATGCTCAATCGATAGGTTATGACTTAAGCGATCTGATCCGAACCAAACAGATTCAGACTACTGAGCCTTAA
- a CDS encoding four-helix bundle copper-binding protein translates to MNDIQFADCVKTCMTCSLACTYCASACLKEEDLEMMRECIQRCLDCADICQLCARMEQKQSHFMKEICELCAQACEYCAEECGKHEHEHCQQCAEACRRCAVECRKMAA, encoded by the coding sequence ATGAATGATATCCAGTTTGCAGATTGCGTGAAAACCTGTATGACCTGTTCCCTTGCCTGTACCTATTGTGCAAGTGCCTGTTTAAAAGAAGAAGATCTGGAGATGATGCGGGAATGTATTCAACGCTGTCTGGACTGTGCAGATATTTGCCAGCTCTGTGCCCGCATGGAGCAGAAACAATCTCATTTTATGAAAGAAATTTGTGAGCTTTGCGCTCAGGCCTGTGAATACTGCGCAGAAGAATGCGGCAAACATGAGCATGAACACTGCCAGCAATGTGCAGAAGCTTGCCGTCGCTGTGCGGTTGAATGCCGAAAAATGGCTGCCTGA
- a CDS encoding OmpW/AlkL family protein, protein MKTIMFCMAGMASLPVLAHANSPYFSLQDGDGFKRFSVSVGALHVMPQGKAQPFKVNTAVENGKSYTNGPIQVDTVLNNLDPNEKQEAVKILLEGIGFFTGGTLPAGMSGTTQINGLSEWNNSGSGLEADDVTTLGIMTNYFFTDNVSFEMKAGIPPKVDLQGKGKIFAPFSGTATPTLGSITLPLEIELKKDIEITDLEAYGAAASARAWTPAFEFQYHFGKTGVNKFRPYVGLGLLYAYFNELEINPRTEQDLIAAGHMIANILDGKAGASLENKPNSKANPKVKVEASDTFAPVATVGFTYDFNDRWFAVGSLSYAHLNNETTITVTDSTFGKLIESKAEIEVNPILAYAGIGIRF, encoded by the coding sequence ATGAAAACAATAATGTTTTGTATGGCAGGTATGGCCTCTTTACCCGTGCTTGCACATGCAAATTCACCTTATTTCAGCTTGCAAGATGGGGATGGCTTTAAACGCTTTTCTGTATCCGTCGGTGCCTTACATGTCATGCCACAAGGCAAAGCTCAACCTTTTAAAGTCAATACGGCGGTCGAGAATGGGAAAAGCTATACCAATGGCCCTATTCAGGTAGACACCGTTTTAAATAATCTTGATCCAAATGAAAAACAGGAAGCAGTCAAAATTTTATTAGAAGGAATTGGCTTTTTTACTGGAGGCACATTACCTGCTGGAATGAGTGGAACGACACAGATCAATGGTCTTTCTGAATGGAACAATTCTGGGAGTGGCTTAGAAGCAGATGATGTGACCACCTTAGGGATCATGACCAACTACTTCTTTACCGATAATGTTTCTTTCGAAATGAAAGCCGGTATTCCCCCTAAAGTTGATCTGCAAGGAAAAGGGAAGATTTTTGCTCCTTTCTCTGGCACTGCTACTCCTACACTGGGAAGCATTACCCTTCCACTAGAGATTGAGTTAAAGAAAGATATTGAAATTACAGACTTAGAAGCTTATGGTGCAGCCGCTTCTGCACGTGCCTGGACACCTGCTTTTGAGTTTCAATACCACTTCGGAAAAACTGGCGTGAATAAATTCCGCCCCTATGTTGGCTTAGGGTTGCTGTATGCTTATTTTAATGAGCTTGAAATTAACCCTCGAACAGAACAAGATCTGATTGCTGCCGGACATATGATTGCAAATATTCTCGATGGGAAAGCGGGCGCATCTTTAGAAAATAAACCAAATAGCAAGGCAAATCCAAAAGTAAAAGTCGAAGCTTCGGATACCTTCGCTCCGGTTGCCACTGTCGGTTTTACTTATGATTTTAATGACCGATGGTTCGCGGTAGGTTCACTGTCTTATGCTCATTTAAATAATGAGACAACGATTACTGTCACTGACTCAACATTCGGGAAACTAATTGAATCTAAGGCAGAAATTGAGGTTAATCCTATTCTCGCTTATGCAGGTATTGGTATTCGCTTCTAG
- the uvrB gene encoding excinuclease ABC subunit UvrB — protein sequence MSDKKPFELVTSYQPAGDQPQAIEKLVKGIEQGYHDQLLLGVTGSGKTYTMANVIARTQRPTIVMAHNKTLAAQLYGEFKAFFPNNAVEYFVSYYDYYQPEAYVPSSDTFIEKDSAINDHIDQMRLSATRALLERRDAIIVASVSAIYGLGDPNAYMSMLLHVVEGDRISRDDIIRRLVEMQYTRNELEFLRGTYRIRGEIIDIFPAESDQDAIRIELFDDEVDSIRWFDPLSGKMIRKVPRVTIYPKSHYVTPKDNLARAIETIREELKERLVFFRENDKLLEAQRIEQRTRYDLEMMQQLGYTNGIENYSRHLSGRPAGEAPPTLFDYIPDDALLIIDESHVTVPQIGAMYKGDRSRKENLVNYGFRLPSALDNRPMKFEEWERIIPATVYVSATPARYELEKSQQIVEQVVRPTGLIDPEIEIRPVLTQVDDVLSEINLRKDLDERVLVTTLTKRMAEDLSSYLKEYGVKVAYLHSDIDTVERVKIIHELRTGVYDVLVGINLLREGLDMPEVSLVAILDADKEGFLRSERSLIQTIGRAARNLKGKAILYADRITDSMQKAIDETDRRRTKQIQFNKEHGITPRSAVRQVIKEIDTGEDLSDDSITLKASDQARAISADERHIMADPKLFAKHISKLEKEMLKASKDLQFEQAARIRDEILRLKAQMLS from the coding sequence ATGAGTGATAAAAAGCCCTTTGAACTAGTGACCAGTTATCAACCTGCGGGTGATCAGCCGCAAGCCATTGAAAAGCTGGTGAAGGGAATTGAACAGGGCTATCACGATCAGCTTCTGCTTGGAGTAACAGGTTCTGGTAAAACCTATACCATGGCCAATGTGATTGCACGTACCCAGCGTCCGACCATTGTCATGGCACATAATAAAACGCTGGCTGCACAGCTTTATGGGGAATTTAAGGCATTTTTTCCGAATAATGCGGTTGAGTATTTCGTCAGTTATTATGACTATTATCAGCCTGAGGCCTATGTACCATCTTCCGATACATTTATCGAGAAAGATTCGGCCATTAATGACCATATTGACCAGATGCGTCTTTCTGCCACACGTGCATTGTTGGAACGCCGTGATGCGATTATTGTCGCCTCGGTTTCTGCAATTTATGGTTTGGGTGATCCGAATGCCTATATGAGCATGTTACTACATGTGGTAGAAGGAGACCGGATCAGCCGCGATGATATTATTCGCCGACTGGTCGAGATGCAATACACCCGTAATGAGCTTGAATTTTTACGTGGTACTTATCGGATTCGCGGCGAAATCATCGATATTTTCCCGGCAGAGTCGGATCAGGATGCTATCCGTATTGAACTGTTTGATGATGAAGTTGACTCGATCCGCTGGTTTGATCCTTTAAGCGGAAAAATGATTCGTAAAGTGCCACGGGTTACGATCTATCCAAAAAGTCATTATGTGACGCCTAAAGACAATCTGGCACGAGCTATTGAGACGATTCGGGAAGAGCTGAAAGAACGTTTGGTATTTTTTCGTGAAAATGACAAGCTGCTTGAAGCACAGCGGATTGAGCAGCGTACCCGTTATGATCTGGAAATGATGCAGCAGCTCGGCTATACCAATGGCATTGAAAACTATTCTCGGCATTTGTCCGGTCGTCCGGCAGGCGAAGCACCTCCAACTTTATTTGATTATATTCCCGATGATGCCTTGCTGATTATTGACGAATCGCATGTGACCGTACCGCAAATTGGCGCCATGTATAAAGGTGACCGTTCCCGTAAAGAAAATCTGGTGAATTATGGCTTCCGTCTACCAAGTGCACTGGATAACCGCCCAATGAAATTTGAAGAGTGGGAACGTATTATTCCTGCTACGGTGTATGTTAGTGCCACGCCTGCACGTTATGAACTGGAAAAATCCCAGCAGATTGTCGAGCAGGTGGTGCGCCCGACAGGTCTGATTGATCCGGAAATTGAAATTCGTCCGGTACTGACTCAAGTCGATGATGTATTGTCTGAAATTAATTTGCGTAAAGATCTCGATGAGCGGGTGCTGGTAACGACTTTGACCAAACGCATGGCCGAAGATCTCAGTTCTTATTTAAAAGAATATGGGGTGAAGGTGGCTTATCTGCACTCAGACATTGATACCGTGGAGCGTGTCAAAATTATTCATGAGCTGCGTACCGGTGTTTATGATGTACTGGTCGGCATTAACCTGCTACGGGAAGGTCTGGATATGCCGGAAGTGTCCCTGGTTGCAATTCTCGATGCCGATAAAGAAGGCTTCCTGCGCTCAGAGCGTTCTCTCATTCAGACGATTGGTCGGGCTGCGCGTAACCTGAAAGGTAAAGCGATTTTGTATGCAGATCGTATTACTGACTCGATGCAAAAAGCCATTGATGAAACTGATCGCCGTCGCACCAAACAGATTCAATTTAATAAAGAACATGGAATTACACCGCGTAGCGCTGTGCGTCAGGTCATTAAGGAAATTGATACGGGTGAAGACTTAAGTGATGATTCAATCACCTTAAAAGCTTCTGATCAGGCACGTGCAATTAGCGCAGATGAACGCCATATTATGGCGGACCCGAAACTGTTTGCTAAACATATCAGTAAGCTGGAAAAAGAAATGCTCAAAGCTTCCAAGGATTTGCAGTTTGAGCAGGCTGCGCGGATTCGTGATGAAATTTTACGCCTGAAAGCCCAGATGCTGAGCTAA
- the rarD gene encoding EamA family transporter RarD has protein sequence MYKGIALSVLASVVFGVLYLFTPFMQPLDSEQTFAWRMLATIPFLTAFMWWSGDLKYISHIFQRILKEPMFLVWLLFSSFLCTTQLWLFLWGPINGRGLEVSLGYFLLPLVMVLVGCVIYKEKLSHWQIAAVALAILGVGHEIWRVGAVAWETVYVALAYPLYFFMRRKFQTDHLGGFWWDLFLILPVAIYLGFVHSDSMQLILEAQHLVVVVIVLGFLSALGLGSYILASRYLPFVIFGLLSYLEPVLLAFASMALGERIGAGEWLTYISIWLAVLLLVIEGVLYLLEQHKRRLELARNLEKYPDYLDPSDRD, from the coding sequence ATGTATAAAGGGATCGCATTATCAGTACTGGCATCTGTGGTGTTTGGTGTCTTGTATCTTTTTACCCCGTTTATGCAGCCTTTGGACAGCGAACAGACCTTTGCCTGGCGAATGCTGGCCACCATTCCATTCCTGACTGCATTTATGTGGTGGTCAGGCGATTTAAAATATATCAGCCATATCTTTCAGCGCATTCTGAAAGAGCCGATGTTTTTAGTCTGGTTACTTTTTAGTTCATTTTTATGTACCACCCAGCTTTGGTTGTTTTTGTGGGGGCCGATTAATGGGCGTGGCCTGGAAGTTTCCTTGGGTTATTTTCTATTGCCCCTGGTTATGGTTCTGGTTGGATGTGTAATCTATAAAGAAAAGTTGTCACACTGGCAGATAGCCGCAGTAGCGCTTGCTATATTGGGTGTAGGACATGAAATCTGGCGGGTTGGTGCCGTTGCCTGGGAAACGGTCTATGTTGCATTGGCGTATCCGCTGTATTTCTTTATGCGCCGTAAATTCCAGACTGATCATCTGGGCGGTTTCTGGTGGGATCTGTTTTTAATCTTACCTGTTGCGATTTATTTGGGCTTTGTTCATAGCGATTCCATGCAGCTGATTCTTGAAGCACAGCACCTTGTTGTGGTGGTCATTGTCTTGGGTTTTTTAAGTGCATTAGGACTGGGAAGTTATATTCTGGCCAGCCGTTATTTGCCTTTTGTCATTTTTGGATTACTCAGCTATTTGGAACCTGTGTTGCTGGCCTTTGCGTCTATGGCGTTGGGCGAGCGGATTGGGGCGGGTGAATGGCTGACTTATATTTCCATTTGGCTGGCGGTATTGCTACTGGTCATTGAAGGCGTACTGTACCTGCTGGAACAGCATAAACGGCGCTTGGAGCTGGCGCGAAATCTGGAAAAATATCCAGACTACTTGGACCCTTCAGATCGGGATTGA
- a CDS encoding glyceraldehyde-3-phosphate dehydrogenase produces MSKDTIVALHAEHQGRWKNREELAERMIALMGQLYREKNIVATVYGRSLINRSVIQILKAHRRTRVLDVELSVVDTFPILEALVKVQNIGTAEIDLGKLAVEYKEKGGDIDAFVADAVKSLEGSATSVEGKDVVLYGFGRIGRILARLMISQSGLGRGLNLKAIVVRKSSDGDLEKRASLLRRDSIHGPFAGTISVDEENEAIIANGQFIKVIYASNPSEVDYTAYGIENALVIDNTGKWRDAEGLAQHLQCSGVARVILTAPGKGDMKNVVFGVNQADILDEDKIISAASCTTNAITPTLKVLHDKYTVLNGHVETVHSFTNDQNLIDNYHKADRRGRAATLNMVITETGAAKAVAKALPALQGKLTGNSVRVPTPNVSLAILNLTLDKEVDRDEVNEYIRQISINSNLQGQIGYTNSTEVVSSDFIGSRTAGVFDAQATITSGNRLTAYVWYDNEVGYSCQVLRIAEQMGGVSYPKIPAETNA; encoded by the coding sequence GTGAGTAAAGACACTATCGTTGCCCTTCATGCAGAGCACCAAGGTCGTTGGAAAAACCGTGAGGAACTTGCGGAGCGTATGATTGCCCTGATGGGTCAGTTGTATCGTGAAAAAAATATTGTAGCTACAGTTTACGGCCGTTCTTTAATTAACCGTTCTGTGATCCAGATTCTTAAGGCACATCGCCGTACTCGCGTATTAGATGTTGAGCTTTCTGTAGTAGATACTTTCCCAATTCTTGAAGCATTGGTTAAAGTGCAAAACATTGGTACTGCTGAAATTGATCTAGGCAAACTGGCTGTTGAATACAAAGAAAAAGGCGGCGATATTGATGCCTTTGTTGCAGATGCCGTGAAATCTCTTGAAGGCAGTGCTACTTCTGTTGAAGGGAAAGATGTCGTTCTTTACGGTTTCGGTCGTATCGGCCGTATCCTGGCACGTTTGATGATCAGCCAGTCAGGTCTTGGTCGTGGCTTGAATCTGAAAGCAATCGTGGTTCGTAAATCATCTGACGGTGACCTGGAAAAACGTGCGTCTTTATTACGTCGTGATTCTATCCATGGTCCGTTTGCAGGCACAATTTCTGTAGATGAAGAGAATGAAGCGATCATTGCAAATGGTCAGTTCATCAAAGTGATCTATGCATCAAATCCGTCTGAAGTAGATTACACTGCTTACGGCATTGAAAATGCACTTGTGATCGATAACACCGGTAAATGGCGTGATGCTGAAGGTCTTGCTCAGCACTTGCAATGTTCGGGCGTTGCTCGCGTAATTCTGACTGCACCTGGTAAAGGTGATATGAAGAACGTGGTATTTGGTGTGAACCAGGCGGACATTCTTGATGAAGACAAGATTATCTCTGCTGCAAGCTGTACCACCAATGCGATCACTCCAACGCTAAAAGTATTACATGACAAATACACCGTATTAAATGGTCATGTTGAAACCGTTCACTCGTTCACAAACGACCAGAACTTAATTGACAACTACCATAAAGCGGATCGTCGTGGCCGTGCAGCAACGCTGAATATGGTTATTACTGAAACTGGTGCTGCTAAAGCAGTAGCGAAAGCACTTCCAGCGCTTCAAGGTAAACTGACAGGTAACTCTGTACGTGTTCCTACTCCGAACGTATCTCTTGCTATTTTGAACCTGACTTTGGATAAAGAAGTTGATCGTGATGAAGTAAATGAATACATTCGTCAAATTTCAATTAATTCTAACCTTCAAGGTCAAATCGGTTATACAAACTCTACAGAGGTTGTATCTTCTGACTTTATCGGTTCGCGCACGGCAGGTGTATTTGACGCGCAAGCGACTATTACTTCAGGTAACCGTTTAACTGCTTATGTATGGTATGACAACGAAGTTGGCTATAGCTGCCAAGTACTTCGTATCGCTGAACAGATGGGCGGCGTAAGCTATCCAAAAATTCCAGCTGAAACTAATGCATAA
- a CDS encoding VOC family protein has translation MINIAKNTICLWYDDNAEEAAKFYAETFPDSFVSAVHRAPGDYPAGKEGDVLTVEFTVLGVACVGLNGGPAFTHNEAFSFQVATEDQSETDRYWNAIVGNGGQASDCGWCKDKWGISWQITPVALTRAFTSSDRMAAKRAFNAMMTMKKIDVAAIEAAFRG, from the coding sequence ATGATCAATATAGCCAAGAATACTATCTGCCTTTGGTACGATGACAATGCCGAGGAGGCCGCAAAATTTTATGCTGAGACCTTTCCGGACTCTTTTGTCAGTGCGGTTCATCGCGCCCCTGGAGACTATCCTGCAGGAAAAGAGGGAGATGTGTTGACTGTTGAATTTACCGTGCTGGGTGTTGCATGCGTTGGGCTTAATGGCGGTCCTGCATTCACGCATAACGAAGCTTTTTCATTTCAAGTCGCTACTGAAGATCAAAGTGAAACTGACCGTTATTGGAATGCAATTGTCGGTAATGGAGGTCAGGCAAGTGACTGCGGTTGGTGTAAGGATAAGTGGGGGATTTCATGGCAAATTACACCGGTTGCTTTAACGCGAGCATTTACCAGTTCTGACCGTATGGCTGCCAAGCGGGCATTTAATGCAATGATGACGATGAAGAAAATTGATGTTGCAGCAATTGAGGCAGCCTTTCGAGGTTGA
- a CDS encoding MFS transporter, with the protein MADSQFSRTLIFMLIGAAIILALSLGIRHAFGLYLMPMSEEFGWGHNVFSLAIAMQNLIWGAVQPVTGAIADKYGSKIVVAVGGVLYTLGLLLMAVSSTGLLLNLSVGVILGLALSATSFPVLLSAVGRAAPPEKRSLAMGIASAAGSFGQFIMLPSTLLLLQNVGWSAALVVSAILIALIIPLAWMLKAPMYVDPNAVATASKSPLSFKQILVVVKNHKPFWFLAMGFFVCGFQVVFIGIHLPGYLIDHGFNTTTGTAFLALVGLFNIVGTYTAGWLGGKYSKPHLLMGLYGLRAIAIGAFLLLPLSTWTVYAFGIIMGLLWLSTVPLTNGIVANMFGVKYLTMLSGIVFFTHQVGSFFGGWLGGLNHDLSGNYNAVWMLSIALSIFGVWVHFWVNEEQIVHD; encoded by the coding sequence ATGGCTGACAGTCAATTTTCCAGAACACTCATTTTTATGCTAATTGGTGCTGCCATAATTTTGGCACTGTCCTTAGGTATCCGTCATGCCTTTGGACTCTATCTGATGCCAATGAGCGAGGAGTTTGGCTGGGGTCATAATGTTTTTAGTCTGGCAATTGCCATGCAGAACCTGATCTGGGGTGCAGTCCAGCCCGTAACTGGCGCCATTGCTGACAAATATGGCAGTAAAATTGTCGTTGCGGTGGGTGGAGTCTTATATACACTTGGTTTGCTGCTCATGGCAGTCAGTTCGACGGGGCTATTATTAAACCTGAGTGTGGGAGTGATTCTCGGATTAGCCTTATCTGCGACCTCATTTCCGGTATTATTATCTGCCGTAGGTCGGGCAGCTCCGCCAGAAAAACGCAGTCTGGCGATGGGTATTGCCAGTGCAGCCGGTTCCTTTGGCCAGTTTATTATGCTGCCTTCGACTCTGCTCCTTTTACAAAATGTAGGCTGGTCAGCCGCTTTGGTGGTCAGTGCCATTTTAATTGCCCTGATTATCCCCTTGGCCTGGATGCTAAAGGCACCTATGTATGTTGATCCAAATGCCGTAGCTACTGCATCTAAAAGCCCGCTTAGCTTTAAACAGATTCTTGTGGTCGTTAAAAATCATAAACCGTTCTGGTTTCTGGCCATGGGCTTTTTTGTTTGTGGTTTTCAGGTGGTTTTTATTGGCATTCACTTACCTGGCTACCTGATTGATCATGGCTTTAATACCACGACAGGTACGGCTTTCTTGGCACTGGTGGGACTGTTTAATATTGTAGGGACTTATACTGCCGGCTGGCTGGGCGGAAAATATTCCAAGCCTCATTTGCTGATGGGATTATATGGCCTGCGGGCGATTGCGATCGGTGCTTTTTTACTCCTGCCTTTAAGCACCTGGACGGTATATGCCTTTGGTATCATTATGGGGCTGTTATGGCTCTCTACCGTACCATTGACCAATGGTATTGTGGCAAATATGTTTGGGGTAAAATACCTGACAATGCTGAGTGGTATAGTATTCTTTACCCATCAGGTCGGTTCGTTTTTTGGTGGATGGCTCGGTGGTCTTAACCACGATTTAAGCGGTAATTATAATGCAGTCTGGATGCTGTCGATTGCTTTGAGTATTTTCGGGGTATGGGTGCATTTCTGGGTTAATGAGGAGCAAATTGTCCATGACTGA